A single window of Halosolutus gelatinilyticus DNA harbors:
- a CDS encoding heavy metal translocating P-type ATPase: protein MDDRRPDNGRCALCGEPLDEPTVATADSTRFCSTGCRDVSAALEPGTVGGSDESGAARTTGTDRESETESGDDAGAIDAATEDDGRSERTFFRVDGMHAATCESFLESIAETRDGVTNAAASYVTETVRVDHDPDRTSPIDLRDALSTVGYTAYLREDATAETGESEDGGEPGNGDSAEPTGTTRRDREMTGLRKRRTEDVFELRYVFGVVFGSFLLVPFVTIFYPTYLAEFSDWWFLSLYEGGFASNDGYLHVPVFVVLTGAILYLTGRPLLRGAYVGVTLRQPTAELLATVTIVSAYAYGTVAFVLGWTDIYYDLTILVAALVMGAAFYETDVKRRAMDRLTALTVSQVDEARRLDPDGTTSTVPVSDLAADDRVLVPAGERIPVDGVLAEGECTVDEAIVTGESLPITKAAGDDVVGGSVVTSGVAVIDPDPETTSRIDRLVRSVWNVQSADHGGQRRGNAIAGRFVPIVVAAVGLAGLGAIARGGTATTAFLAACLAAIVASPWALGFATRVSVATLLREAMENGIVVFDETVFDRLRDVETIVFDKTGTLTTGEMTVRHADAPDDLLVAAALLEQRSSHPAAAAIEAAVLDAETGSDGDRPDARTDGGAIDRDGDRETRDDREVREFRSHATGVEGIVDGDRVLVGHPDLFADRGWAVEPSLETRIDDARERGHLPVVVGRNGSAEGIVVVGDEPRTGWAETVTNLRERGVEVVVLTGDDRRAADAVSAHPGVDRVFASVPPAGKTAAIRALANEGPVAMVGDGTNDAPALAAADVGVCLGSGTALAADAAALAIADDDLGAVDRAFELAEGVRTRSRQNYRLALVYNAIAIPVAIAGFLNPLVTTVAVLTTTALVVANASRSRISGRSRPAQ from the coding sequence GTGGACGATCGACGGCCGGACAACGGACGCTGTGCGCTGTGCGGCGAGCCACTCGACGAGCCGACCGTCGCGACGGCCGATTCGACTCGATTCTGCTCGACCGGCTGTCGTGACGTCTCCGCCGCTCTCGAACCCGGCACCGTTGGCGGGAGCGACGAGTCCGGGGCGGCTCGCACGACAGGAACGGACCGCGAGAGCGAGACCGAGAGCGGTGACGACGCCGGCGCGATCGACGCCGCGACCGAGGACGACGGGCGGTCCGAGCGAACGTTTTTCCGCGTCGACGGGATGCACGCCGCGACGTGCGAGTCCTTCCTGGAGTCGATCGCCGAAACCCGAGACGGGGTGACGAACGCGGCGGCAAGCTACGTGACGGAGACGGTCAGGGTCGATCACGACCCCGATCGGACGTCGCCGATCGATCTCCGGGACGCGCTGAGCACCGTCGGCTACACGGCGTACCTCCGGGAGGACGCGACGGCCGAAACCGGCGAGAGCGAGGACGGGGGAGAGCCGGGGAACGGCGACAGCGCCGAGCCGACCGGAACGACGCGACGCGACCGGGAGATGACCGGCCTCAGAAAGCGCCGAACCGAGGACGTGTTCGAACTGCGCTACGTGTTCGGGGTCGTGTTCGGATCGTTCCTGCTGGTCCCGTTCGTGACGATCTTCTATCCGACCTACCTCGCCGAGTTCTCGGACTGGTGGTTCCTCTCCCTCTACGAGGGCGGCTTCGCGAGCAACGACGGCTACCTCCACGTCCCCGTTTTCGTCGTCCTGACAGGTGCGATCCTCTACCTGACGGGCAGGCCGCTGCTGCGCGGGGCGTACGTGGGCGTAACGCTCCGGCAGCCGACCGCGGAGTTGCTCGCCACCGTCACGATCGTCAGCGCGTACGCGTACGGGACGGTGGCGTTCGTCCTCGGGTGGACGGACATCTACTACGACCTGACGATCCTCGTGGCCGCCCTCGTGATGGGCGCGGCGTTCTACGAAACGGACGTCAAACGGCGCGCGATGGACCGCCTCACGGCGCTCACGGTCTCGCAGGTGGACGAAGCCCGTCGGCTCGATCCGGACGGGACGACCTCGACGGTCCCCGTTTCGGACCTGGCGGCGGACGACCGGGTCCTGGTCCCCGCGGGCGAACGGATCCCAGTCGACGGCGTCCTCGCCGAGGGGGAGTGCACGGTCGACGAAGCGATCGTCACGGGCGAATCCCTGCCGATCACGAAAGCGGCGGGCGACGACGTCGTCGGCGGCTCCGTCGTGACGTCCGGCGTCGCCGTCATCGATCCCGACCCGGAAACGACGAGTCGGATCGATCGGCTCGTCCGGTCGGTCTGGAACGTACAGAGCGCGGACCACGGCGGCCAACGGCGCGGCAACGCGATCGCGGGCCGGTTCGTCCCGATCGTCGTCGCGGCCGTGGGCCTCGCCGGTCTCGGCGCGATCGCTCGCGGCGGGACCGCCACGACCGCGTTCCTCGCCGCGTGCCTCGCGGCCATCGTCGCGAGTCCGTGGGCGCTGGGCTTCGCGACGCGAGTCTCCGTCGCGACATTGCTCCGGGAGGCGATGGAAAACGGCATCGTCGTCTTCGACGAGACCGTCTTCGACCGACTTCGCGACGTCGAGACGATCGTCTTCGACAAGACCGGCACGCTCACGACGGGCGAGATGACCGTTCGCCACGCCGACGCACCGGACGACCTGCTGGTCGCCGCCGCCCTCCTCGAACAGCGCAGTTCCCACCCGGCCGCCGCGGCGATCGAAGCCGCGGTTCTCGACGCCGAAACCGGATCCGACGGCGACCGGCCCGACGCACGGACGGACGGCGGCGCGATCGACCGCGACGGCGACCGCGAGACGCGCGACGACCGCGAGGTGCGCGAGTTCCGGAGCCACGCGACCGGCGTCGAAGGGATCGTCGACGGCGATCGCGTCCTCGTCGGCCACCCCGATCTGTTCGCCGATCGGGGGTGGGCCGTCGAACCGAGTCTCGAAACACGGATCGATGACGCCCGAGAACGCGGCCACCTTCCCGTGGTCGTCGGTCGGAACGGATCGGCCGAAGGAATAGTCGTCGTCGGCGACGAGCCCCGGACGGGATGGGCGGAAACGGTGACGAACCTGCGCGAGCGCGGGGTCGAGGTCGTCGTCCTCACGGGGGACGATCGGCGGGCGGCCGACGCCGTCAGCGCGCATCCCGGCGTCGATCGGGTCTTCGCGAGCGTCCCGCCCGCGGGGAAGACGGCCGCGATCCGCGCGCTCGCCAACGAGGGCCCCGTCGCGATGGTCGGCGACGGGACGAACGACGCGCCCGCGCTGGCCGCCGCCGACGTCGGGGTTTGTCTCGGCAGCGGCACCGCGCTCGCCGCCGACGCGGCGGCCCTCGCGATCGCGGACGACGACCTCGGGGCCGTCGATCGGGCGTTCGAACTCGCCGAGGGGGTCCGAACGCGCAGCCGCCAGAACTACCGGCTCGCGCTCGTCTACAACGCGATCGCGATTCCGGTCGCGATCGCTGGGTTCCTGAATCCGCTGGTTACGACCGTAGCGGTTCTAACGACGACGGCCCTCGTCGTCGCGAACGCGTCGCGATCGCGGATCTCCGGCCGATCCAGACCGGCGCAATGA
- a CDS encoding ABC transporter permease yields the protein MTARIAPAPTALAPIVTGPIEQVIRQATDPAVAWGFLQIAVAAALVAAVLGIATVRRFDFQREVGSAMGRGFLQILAAGSVIGVLLTAHLAWAGLVLAFMVAAAAWISHERAAAIPGAFRASLVSIAIGAGAVIAAMTIAGAIEPTMRDLIVVGSMIIAMAMKTNSLALDRFASELAANRAEIEAVLSLGVPPQRAIEPHVSTSVYGSLIPIIDRTKSLGIVSIPGLMAGMVIAGANPIYAAQYQFAIMMMLFAAGGLTTMLSTYLISGYAFTAAQQLDPDVLRAAES from the coding sequence GGCGACCGATCCGGCCGTCGCGTGGGGATTCCTGCAGATCGCCGTCGCCGCCGCGCTGGTTGCGGCCGTTCTCGGCATCGCGACGGTCCGGCGGTTCGACTTTCAGCGGGAGGTCGGCTCAGCGATGGGGAGGGGTTTTCTCCAGATCCTCGCCGCGGGATCGGTCATCGGCGTGTTGCTCACGGCGCACCTGGCGTGGGCGGGGCTCGTGCTGGCGTTCATGGTGGCCGCGGCGGCGTGGATCTCCCACGAACGCGCCGCGGCGATCCCCGGCGCCTTTCGGGCCTCGCTGGTCTCGATCGCGATCGGCGCGGGAGCGGTCATCGCCGCCATGACGATCGCCGGCGCGATCGAACCGACGATGCGCGACCTGATCGTCGTCGGCAGCATGATCATCGCGATGGCGATGAAGACGAACTCGCTCGCGCTCGATCGGTTCGCGAGCGAACTCGCCGCGAACCGCGCGGAGATCGAGGCGGTCCTGAGCCTCGGCGTGCCGCCCCAGCGGGCGATCGAACCGCACGTGTCGACGAGCGTCTACGGGTCGTTGATCCCGATTATCGACCGGACCAAGAGCCTCGGCATCGTCTCGATCCCGGGGCTGATGGCCGGGATGGTCATCGCCGGCGCGAACCCGATCTACGCCGCCCAGTACCAGTTCGCCATCATGATGATGCTGTTCGCGGCCGGCGGGCTGACGACGATGCTGAGCACGTACCTGATCAGCGGGTACGCCTTCACGGCGGCCCAACAGCTCGATCCCGACGTGCTCCGGGCGGCGGAGTCGTAG
- a CDS encoding Cdc6/Cdc18 family protein — translation MGTDSTPGDGSIFADERLLDPEYLPTDRFAGRDEEIASIEYAVTPIVFGTQPDNVLIHGRWGTGKTTCATYSIRREVQHAREQGVRAGFVYVDCGDRPTETNVTRTVAQRLNDPSITELAIPETGLSLREYRDRFRTVLDARYDVVLVVLDRMDRMDDETLPLEFVLSDADGPRDCAVGIIGICDGVVEDVANEAVESSLWDSHIGFDPYGRDELLEILDPRLDAFADGAIVDEAISRAASIASEPYGNARTAIDLLRFAGERADERGDSVVTAETIESVAADVETIRTREAIASLPRHSRLALLALASVSSDRPGESVRTTTIHEAYEGVCRDHDTRPRTARRLQDFLNEHADLGFTQTAAHWGGRGEGNYKTHRLTVDPEVIALVVDDR, via the coding sequence ATGGGGACCGATTCAACGCCAGGGGACGGATCGATATTTGCCGACGAGCGACTGCTGGATCCGGAGTACCTTCCGACCGATCGCTTTGCCGGACGGGACGAGGAGATTGCGAGCATCGAATACGCCGTGACGCCGATCGTATTCGGCACGCAACCGGACAACGTTCTCATCCACGGTCGATGGGGGACGGGGAAGACCACGTGCGCGACGTACAGCATCCGCCGTGAAGTCCAGCACGCCCGCGAGCAGGGGGTTCGAGCCGGCTTCGTTTACGTAGACTGCGGCGACCGTCCGACCGAGACGAACGTGACGCGCACGGTCGCCCAACGGCTGAACGATCCGTCGATCACCGAACTCGCCATTCCGGAGACCGGGCTCAGCCTCCGGGAGTACCGGGATCGGTTCCGGACGGTGCTCGACGCTCGCTACGACGTGGTGCTCGTCGTGCTCGATCGGATGGATCGAATGGACGACGAAACGCTGCCGCTGGAGTTTGTCCTCTCCGACGCGGACGGTCCGAGAGACTGTGCCGTCGGGATCATCGGTATCTGTGACGGTGTCGTCGAGGACGTTGCGAACGAGGCGGTCGAGTCGAGCCTCTGGGACAGCCACATCGGATTCGACCCCTACGGGAGGGACGAGTTGCTCGAAATTCTCGACCCACGGCTCGACGCCTTCGCCGATGGAGCGATCGTCGACGAGGCGATTTCTCGGGCTGCGAGCATCGCGTCTGAGCCGTACGGAAACGCTCGGACGGCGATCGATCTGCTCCGGTTTGCGGGCGAGCGGGCGGACGAGCGTGGTGACTCGGTTGTGACGGCTGAGACGATCGAGAGCGTCGCCGCTGACGTCGAAACGATCCGAACTCGTGAGGCTATCGCTTCGCTACCGCGGCACTCTCGACTCGCGCTGTTGGCGCTCGCATCGGTATCGAGCGACCGACCCGGGGAGTCCGTTCGAACGACGACGATCCACGAGGCCTACGAGGGGGTCTGCCGAGACCACGATACGCGCCCGCGGACGGCCCGCCGCCTTCAGGACTTCCTCAACGAGCACGCCGACCTAGGCTTCACGCAAACAGCCGCCCACTGGGGCGGTCGCGGCGAGGGCAACTACAAGACACACCGGCTCACCGTCGATCCGGAGGTTATCGCGCTGGTAGTCGACGATCGCTGA
- a CDS encoding helix-turn-helix domain-containing protein: protein MTVTTDERTLNEPPVAIPETVESAEAKLLYLSLRLQGGQTIDELQRTTKLPKLSLYSIVRSLRRNDLVEKDGDSFRIAGE from the coding sequence ATGACAGTCACCACGGACGAACGAACGCTGAACGAACCGCCCGTCGCAATTCCGGAGACCGTGGAATCGGCGGAAGCGAAGCTCCTCTACTTGAGTTTGCGGCTCCAGGGCGGCCAGACGATCGACGAACTGCAGCGAACGACGAAGCTGCCCAAACTGAGCCTCTACAGCATCGTCCGATCGCTGCGCCGGAACGATCTCGTCGAGAAGGACGGCGACAGCTTCAGGATCGCGGGCGAATAG
- a CDS encoding universal stress protein translates to MRYFLGTDSVHTTAAACDYLDDRATADDEVTAVAVAPPDDRAAERDRQEALNVAPVRLSAVGSVETELREGEPTAELLAAASEVGADEIVIGARSGAPDATADLGSTARRLLENASRPVIVVPIPDL, encoded by the coding sequence ATGCGCTATTTCCTCGGGACGGACTCGGTGCACACGACGGCGGCGGCCTGCGACTACCTCGACGATCGCGCGACGGCCGACGACGAGGTGACGGCCGTGGCGGTCGCGCCGCCGGACGATCGGGCGGCCGAGCGGGATCGGCAGGAGGCGTTGAACGTCGCCCCGGTTCGCCTGTCGGCGGTCGGTTCGGTCGAGACCGAACTCCGGGAAGGAGAGCCGACCGCCGAGTTGCTCGCGGCCGCGAGCGAGGTCGGCGCCGACGAGATCGTGATCGGAGCCCGCAGCGGGGCCCCGGACGCGACCGCCGACCTCGGATCGACGGCGCGAAGGCTGCTCGAGAACGCGTCGCGGCCCGTGATCGTCGTTCCGATCCCCGACCTGTAA
- a CDS encoding MATE family efflux transporter — MPRSIPNPIRSCILWIGVALAGIGLVDPDRARRTADLAWPRIVTGLARMSKSAVDVAMVGVALGSAAIAGVGFASPFWGLAFTVGGGVAGGTIALVSQRYGAEAYEGLGQAVRSSALLVIVLSVPITVVFWRYPAELISLLGSDPAAIEYGATYLRIVGLGIPFAGLNLIGSRTFVGMDDAWTPMVVRAGGAVANIVLNAVLIFGFDMGVGGAALGTVLSNVVVTAAFAAGLVSGRLPGVGTLPVSVDPLGGYLHRETIWDLTTIGLPVMGTKLVWTAAEFPMLAIVAIFGSETVAAYVIARRIWGLMNTPGWGFGLAASSLVGQELGTGDERRAEQYGREIVRFAIAVYIVSALVVLVLAEPIVLAFTNDPTELSIPTAVSLIYAACGAVTLQGIYTGAAGALKASGDTRWPFYSQLLGMFGLAIPIAYLGAAGLAVPSPGTVPLLGVAIPGVSIPAFGVAGLYLAFLAETAIPAVINYYRFTTGRWKVISRGYRPEPTPSDD; from the coding sequence GTGCCCCGCTCCATCCCGAACCCGATCCGGTCGTGCATCCTGTGGATCGGGGTCGCGCTCGCCGGCATCGGGCTCGTCGACCCCGACAGAGCGCGGCGGACGGCGGATCTCGCGTGGCCGCGGATCGTCACCGGCCTCGCGCGCATGTCGAAAAGCGCCGTCGACGTCGCGATGGTCGGGGTGGCGCTCGGCTCGGCGGCAATCGCGGGCGTCGGATTCGCGTCGCCGTTCTGGGGGCTCGCGTTCACCGTCGGCGGCGGCGTCGCCGGCGGCACGATCGCCCTCGTCTCCCAGCGCTACGGCGCGGAGGCCTACGAGGGTCTCGGCCAGGCCGTCCGATCGAGCGCGCTCCTCGTCATCGTGCTGTCGGTGCCGATCACCGTTGTCTTCTGGCGGTACCCCGCGGAACTGATCTCGCTGCTCGGTTCGGATCCGGCGGCGATCGAGTACGGCGCGACCTACCTCAGGATCGTCGGCCTCGGGATCCCGTTTGCCGGCCTCAACCTCATCGGCAGTCGGACCTTCGTCGGAATGGACGACGCGTGGACGCCGATGGTCGTCAGGGCGGGCGGCGCCGTCGCCAACATCGTGCTCAACGCGGTCCTCATCTTCGGCTTCGACATGGGCGTCGGCGGCGCCGCGCTGGGAACCGTCCTCTCGAACGTCGTCGTGACGGCCGCGTTCGCCGCGGGTCTCGTCTCGGGTCGGCTTCCCGGCGTCGGGACGCTTCCGGTCAGCGTCGACCCGCTCGGGGGCTACCTCCACCGCGAGACGATCTGGGATCTCACGACGATCGGCCTCCCGGTCATGGGAACGAAACTCGTCTGGACCGCCGCCGAGTTTCCGATGCTCGCGATCGTCGCCATCTTCGGGTCGGAGACGGTCGCCGCCTACGTGATCGCCCGGCGCATCTGGGGGCTGATGAACACGCCCGGCTGGGGCTTCGGCCTCGCGGCCTCGAGCCTCGTCGGCCAGGAACTCGGCACCGGCGACGAGCGCCGCGCCGAGCAGTACGGCCGGGAGATCGTCCGGTTCGCGATCGCCGTGTACATCGTCTCGGCGCTCGTCGTCCTCGTCCTCGCGGAACCGATCGTCCTCGCGTTCACCAACGATCCGACCGAACTCTCGATTCCGACGGCGGTTTCGTTGATCTACGCGGCCTGCGGCGCCGTGACTCTACAGGGGATCTACACCGGCGCCGCGGGCGCGCTCAAAGCCAGCGGCGACACCCGCTGGCCGTTCTACAGCCAGTTGTTGGGGATGTTCGGACTCGCGATCCCGATCGCCTACCTCGGCGCGGCCGGACTCGCGGTCCCCTCGCCGGGAACGGTTCCGCTCCTCGGCGTCGCGATCCCCGGCGTCTCGATCCCGGCGTTCGGGGTTGCGGGGCTCTACCTCGCCTTCCTCGCCGAGACGGCGATCCCCGCGGTGATCAACTACTACCGCTTTACCACCGGCCGGTGGAAGGTTATCAGTCGCGGCTACCGCCCGGAGCCGACCCCGAGCGACGATTGA
- a CDS encoding VOC family protein — MDVHHTAIRVSDLDATKEFYEDGLGLEYSYDFHTDDGVHNYYVTGDELGTEIQFTHDPDAEIDPSGISHLAIIVEDADEVFERLVERTGCPVVREPATIEAANARAAFVEDPDGYEVELFSRLE; from the coding sequence ATGGACGTACACCACACCGCGATCCGAGTGTCCGACCTCGATGCGACGAAAGAGTTCTACGAGGACGGTCTCGGCCTCGAGTACAGCTACGACTTCCACACCGACGACGGCGTCCACAACTACTACGTGACCGGCGACGAACTGGGCACCGAGATCCAGTTCACGCACGACCCGGACGCCGAGATCGATCCCTCGGGGATCAGCCACCTCGCGATCATCGTCGAGGACGCCGACGAAGTGTTCGAACGGCTCGTCGAGCGAACCGGCTGTCCGGTCGTGCGGGAACCCGCGACGATCGAGGCTGCGAACGCGCGAGCGGCGTTCGTCGAGGACCCGGACGGCTACGAGGTCGAGCTGTTCTCGCGGCTGGAGTGA
- a CDS encoding NADPH:quinone reductase — translation MRAVRLHEHGGPDALRVDEIDRPDPGDDELLVEVAAAGVNPVDTYFREGSYEPVAVPFTPGVDFAGTIAETGADVDEFEAGDRVFGTGIGNGSFQGSYAEYAAVPTDRAVHLPNGVDFTQAGAAGVIAVTAWRALIDHAGLDPAEYCLVHGGSGGVGHAAVQIGTAMSARVIATAAPEYHDALEEYGAETALDYGRDDLADAVRDASGGGVDVVLDHRLDDYLQFDADVAATGARVVGIGENSPDPGFTNDGAARSKDVSYQFMSMFNTPDLRVPLRGAAHLMDTGALSIEIDQTHGLDEAGDAQRAVIEDSLFGKLVVEP, via the coding sequence ATGAGAGCCGTACGCCTTCACGAGCACGGCGGTCCGGACGCGTTGCGGGTGGACGAGATCGATCGCCCCGATCCCGGCGACGACGAACTCCTCGTCGAGGTCGCCGCCGCGGGCGTCAACCCCGTGGATACCTACTTCAGGGAGGGATCGTACGAACCGGTCGCCGTGCCGTTCACGCCCGGCGTGGACTTCGCGGGGACCATCGCTGAAACGGGTGCCGACGTCGACGAATTCGAGGCCGGCGATCGGGTCTTCGGGACCGGGATCGGGAACGGCTCCTTCCAGGGCAGCTACGCCGAGTACGCGGCCGTCCCGACCGATCGCGCGGTCCACCTTCCCAACGGCGTCGACTTCACCCAAGCCGGCGCGGCCGGCGTCATCGCTGTCACCGCCTGGCGCGCGCTGATCGACCACGCCGGCCTCGATCCTGCGGAGTACTGCCTGGTCCACGGCGGCTCCGGCGGCGTCGGCCACGCCGCCGTCCAGATCGGCACCGCGATGAGCGCGCGCGTCATCGCGACCGCTGCACCCGAGTATCACGACGCCCTCGAGGAATACGGCGCCGAAACCGCACTGGACTACGGCCGGGACGATCTCGCGGACGCCGTCCGCGACGCGTCCGGTGGCGGCGTCGACGTCGTGCTCGATCACCGACTCGACGACTACCTCCAGTTCGACGCCGACGTGGCCGCGACCGGCGCGCGCGTGGTCGGCATCGGCGAAAACTCGCCCGATCCGGGCTTTACGAACGACGGCGCCGCCCGATCGAAGGACGTCTCCTACCAGTTCATGAGTATGTTCAACACGCCGGATCTCCGCGTGCCGCTCCGCGGGGCCGCCCACCTCATGGATACCGGCGCGCTCTCGATCGAGATCGACCAGACGCACGGCCTCGACGAGGCCGGCGACGCCCAGCGCGCCGTCATCGAGGACAGCCTCTTCGGCAAACTGGTCGTCGAACCGTAA
- the tuf gene encoding translation elongation factor EF-1 subunit alpha: MTDKPHQNLAIIGHVDHGKSTLVGRLLFETGSVPEHIIEQHRAEAEEKGKGGFEFAYVMDNLAEERERGLTIDIAHQEFDTDEYYFTIVDTPGHRDFVKNMITGASQADHAVLVVAADDGVAPQTQEHVFLARTLGIDELIVAVNKMDIVDYEESTYREVVEEVTGLLQQVRFDTDDASFIPISAFEGDNVAESSDNTPWYDGETLLEALNNLPEPEPPTDAPLRLPIQDVYTISGIGTVPVGRIETGQMRPGDDVVFQPSDVGGEVKTIEMHHEEVDLAEPGDNVGFNVRGIGKDDIRRGDVCGAADDPPKVAETFQAQIVVMQHPSVITAGYTPVFHAHTAQVAGTIESLDRKMDPASGEVDEEDPDFIQAGDAAVVTVRPQKPLSIEPSSEIPELGSFAVRDMGQTVAAGKVLEVNEK; this comes from the coding sequence ATGACAGACAAACCCCACCAAAACCTGGCCATCATCGGTCACGTTGACCACGGGAAGAGCACGCTGGTGGGCCGCCTCCTATTCGAGACCGGAAGCGTCCCGGAGCACATCATCGAACAACACCGCGCGGAAGCCGAAGAGAAGGGCAAAGGCGGCTTCGAGTTCGCCTACGTCATGGACAACCTCGCCGAGGAACGCGAGCGCGGGCTGACGATCGACATCGCTCATCAAGAGTTCGACACCGACGAGTACTACTTCACGATCGTGGACACGCCCGGCCACCGCGACTTCGTCAAGAACATGATCACGGGCGCGAGCCAGGCCGACCACGCGGTACTCGTCGTCGCGGCGGACGACGGCGTGGCGCCCCAGACCCAGGAGCACGTCTTCCTGGCCCGCACGCTGGGCATCGACGAACTCATCGTCGCCGTCAACAAGATGGATATCGTCGACTACGAGGAATCGACGTACAGGGAGGTCGTCGAGGAGGTCACCGGGTTGCTCCAGCAGGTTCGGTTCGACACCGATGACGCCTCGTTCATCCCGATCTCGGCGTTCGAGGGCGACAACGTCGCCGAGTCCTCGGACAACACGCCGTGGTACGACGGCGAAACCCTACTCGAGGCCCTGAACAACCTTCCAGAGCCGGAGCCGCCGACGGACGCACCACTTCGGCTCCCGATTCAGGACGTCTACACGATCTCCGGAATCGGGACGGTCCCGGTGGGCCGGATCGAGACGGGGCAGATGCGCCCCGGCGACGACGTCGTCTTTCAACCCAGCGACGTGGGCGGCGAGGTGAAGACGATCGAGATGCACCACGAGGAGGTCGACCTCGCGGAACCCGGCGACAACGTCGGGTTCAACGTCCGCGGCATCGGCAAGGATGACATCCGCCGCGGCGACGTCTGCGGCGCCGCAGACGATCCGCCGAAGGTCGCCGAAACCTTCCAGGCCCAGATCGTCGTTATGCAGCACCCGTCCGTGATCACGGCGGGCTACACGCCGGTCTTCCACGCCCACACGGCCCAGGTCGCTGGGACGATCGAGTCCCTCGACAGGAAGATGGATCCCGCGAGCGGCGAGGTTGACGAGGAGGACCCCGACTTCATCCAGGCGGGCGACGCCGCGGTCGTCACGGTCCGACCGCAGAAACCGCTCTCGATCGAGCCGTCCAGCGAGATTCCGGAACTCGGAAGCTTCGCCGTTCGCGACATGGGCCAGACCGTCGCGGCCGGGAAGGTTCTCGAAGTGAACGAGAAGTAA
- a CDS encoding NAD(P)/FAD-dependent oxidoreductase has translation MSSETHYDVAIVGGGVAGTSASIFTARHGLDTVVLSAGGSLLRRNAHLENYPGFPAGVNSRLLLEMMVDQAERSGAERRDAEVTAIESTDEGFAIETASGERLTADAVIAATKNRTDYLADLDGVTIIQRGKEYVETDERGRTGVEGLYAAGRLAGKAHQTVIAAGHGAEVAVTVLEDHERGFYHDWVAPERYFSGRGINVPPGIEEIDEDERRRREAESIEVMREYFDEPHPDEPEQHPDVQ, from the coding sequence ATGAGTTCGGAGACGCACTACGACGTCGCGATCGTCGGCGGCGGCGTCGCGGGAACCTCGGCGAGCATTTTCACGGCCCGACACGGCCTCGATACCGTCGTGCTCTCCGCCGGAGGATCGCTCCTCCGCCGGAACGCACACCTCGAAAACTACCCCGGCTTCCCCGCCGGCGTCAACTCGCGACTCCTCCTCGAAATGATGGTCGATCAGGCCGAGCGGAGCGGCGCCGAGAGACGCGACGCGGAGGTTACGGCGATCGAGTCGACCGACGAGGGGTTCGCGATCGAGACGGCATCAGGCGAACGGCTGACGGCCGACGCCGTCATCGCGGCCACGAAGAACCGGACCGATTACCTGGCCGACCTCGACGGCGTGACCATCATCCAGCGCGGGAAGGAGTACGTCGAGACCGACGAGCGGGGCCGAACCGGCGTCGAGGGCCTCTACGCGGCGGGGAGACTCGCGGGGAAAGCCCACCAGACGGTCATCGCCGCCGGTCACGGCGCCGAGGTCGCCGTGACGGTACTCGAGGATCACGAGCGCGGCTTCTACCACGACTGGGTCGCTCCCGAGCGGTACTTCTCCGGGCGCGGGATCAACGTGCCGCCGGGGATCGAAGAGATCGACGAGGACGAACGCAGACGGCGGGAAGCGGAGTCGATCGAGGTTATGCGCGAGTACTTCGACGAGCCGCATCCCGACGAGCCGGAGCAGCATCCGGACGTGCAGTAA
- a CDS encoding transcriptional regulator, protein MASLNPVAKRIHNISPDPVALTLADGTQGVFHVSGAEFFQQEFQAEGTREGDDAAYRFVSSEDNESVLVGRKGPDESGWSMIGTVVEATPVDSE, encoded by the coding sequence ATGGCATCGCTCAACCCCGTTGCGAAGCGAATTCACAACATCAGTCCGGATCCCGTCGCGCTCACGCTCGCCGACGGAACCCAAGGGGTCTTTCACGTCTCCGGTGCGGAGTTCTTCCAGCAGGAGTTTCAGGCCGAAGGAACGCGAGAGGGAGACGACGCGGCGTATCGATTCGTGTCGAGCGAGGATAACGAGTCGGTGCTCGTCGGTCGGAAGGGGCCGGACGAGTCGGGGTGGTCGATGATCGGAACCGTCGTCGAGGCGACTCCCGTCGATTCCGAGTGA